A stretch of DNA from Acomys russatus chromosome 4, mAcoRus1.1, whole genome shotgun sequence:
ATTTAGAGTGATCCTCTTTTCTCAGTCTCTtaaatgctgaggttacagacataAACCCAGTCGCTGCCCCAACTTTTATGAGGTAGGGTCTCTGAGCAAACAACTCttgttctccctctttcttcatttttatttagtctttacAAGTTCACAGTATAGACATGAAAGACTGGAAACACATATAGCTAAGACACCTAGCTTTATATACACAAAAGTTTAATAATGTTGTCACAACCCCTGATAAAATGTAATTCCTATGTACTAATCCATAATAAACTAACTGTACATATTAAATTGTTCAAGTATATCAAGAGCactgcttattaaaaaaaaagagagagtccCAATATGGACAAAGATCTCTTTTAAGCCCAGTTGTAAGTTCAACAGGATTAAGGGAGAGTTctataattgttttttaattttacaatattATACATTTACAATTATTCCCAAATTTCAAATGAACCAAACATAGAATGTGATTTACATCAGTTTAATACCCTTCTGTACAGCACCAGAGGTTAAAATGCATCTGACAACCAAATGTTTATTAGTTACAATTTATCACTACACATTTACTGGGAAAAGGAAGACAGCCCAGGCCAAAGGCTTTTGCCtcaaataaataagcattttgtCTGCTCCATACTTAACATCCAATTGCGTCTCTGCTTACCAAGTACTCTGTGAGCGTCTGGTCTCTGAAGGCTACGCAAGTCGCATGGGGTTCTCTAGGTTTGCTTTGAAACTTTCAAGAAACCGTGTAGCCAGTTCATCATCAACCACTCGACTGTCACTTGACATTGTGACAGTTATAAGCTGGTGCTGCTGCAGTTGGGAGTTCCCCTCTTCATCCTCACTGAGCTTCAGCACTGGGCGGAATCTCCCAACTGCCAAAATGCAGGCCTGAGGTGGGTTGATCACTGCAGTGAACTCATCGATGCCAAACATCCCCAAGTTGGAAATACTAGAAAGGGGGAAAAACTGCTGAAGGTGGCATGGCCCAAAAGACATATTtgtactttctttaaaaagccGTAGTATGCTACTGAACAGTAGTAGACTAGGCTACTCAGAGTACAGAGAACGCATCTATCAGCAAATATGACTATCATAACTATTATCGAACAGTCAGTACTCAACTAGAGGTCATGACGTACTGCACgcaagaagaagaaatgtaaggTGTGACTAGTGAAGACAAAGACTGCGGCTGTCAGGGTTACAGATGAAGTGACGGTTATGATAAAAAGAAGAGCTAAAGTTCTACACAGAAACTCAAGATTAATAAGTGAATGTATGTTGCTAGGCAAAGgccaatataattatattttatgtgagtTATTAACATTTAACTATGAAACTTAAAAATAGTATTATTTAGCATTATGCCAAAGACAGGTATCAGGTAGCAGATTTAATGAAGATCTATGACTGCTACGAAGAAAGGtacagaacaaatgaaagaaatcaaagcactCAGAAACACCCAATAACAGCTGAGGTGCCAAATTTAATGCAGAATTCCAATCAAAATCTCAGTGAGGCATCTGCACTGTGTTCGCGTCTgaaaaatgacaaacagactcTGAAGTTTGCTGGAATGTGTAAAGCCATAAAAGATGATCATGAGTGTAAACAAAGCTGCAAGTCTCCTTACCAAACATCTGACAGTTGTGTCTCAGTGTTAAGTGAGCAAGAGCCAGGCAAGGCCAGTGCAAAGCATGACCCAGAAGCTGAGAGGACAGTCAGGTCAGCTTCCCCTTACTACAGGGGAGAGAGAAACCTGTCAGTAACAGTCCTGGCTGATGTCAGGTTTTTATGGGAAACCAAGATCCTTGCTTCTACTTTACACCACATGGAGATCTAATTATGATGGACCTGACCTACCTTGTTTATAAAgtaagcaaaaaaacaaaagtttaagaATGTGAATGCATTTTATGACAGCTAACAGCTAATAAAAAGAGTACTTATTTCAAGACCAATAGGCTCCTCTAGTTGTGAATGGAAGGCCTAACTACTCTGAACAATACTGTCACTGGTCCTAGTATCTAAATTAAAGTGCGTTATATGgagcctacattttaaaaatgtctcaaaCTAATACATGAAAGAAGATTGACATTGACTGAGTAAGTCTTTTTCTACTTGCTTGATACTATTGATAATTAAGAATTAAGATCTTACCTAAAAGACCCGCCTTGGTACTCCTCAGGAAGCAGTTTTCCATCTCTTGCTTTCTTTGACAGAACCTGAGAAAAGGACAGAACACAGCAGCCAAGCCATGTTAGAGCTGATTGTGTCACTAGAAGTACTTGTACAGGGCACACCCTTGTCTGGAGCTCAGGGCAAATGCTAGCTATTTAAACACGTGTCTAATGCAATCACAGTTAGCTCGGGAGCAGACAGTCTGAGAAGTTAAAGCTCAGCAAAATTCCTTGAAAAGCTCTGGAGATCTTGCCCTGCTAGGTACTAATGCTGTGCGACAGTTCCATGCTTTCAACACACTGTATGTGTTGGCTATAAGGCTTTTTTTCTTGCACTACAAAAATACTAAAAGAGGCATTCTTGTCAATCCAGGAGGTTCTGAAGAAATTATAACATTATACATGTCTCATCAATTATAAGAATAAGCCTGCCTCTATCTTTAATGAAGAAATAGGCATAGCACAGGACCTAGGATTTGCACCACTATATGTAAGTATAATTAGTTACATACATGGTAATATTaactacatataatatataagcCATGGAAGATAGAGAAGGCCTGTGAAGGTAGCACTGGAACTGAGACAAAACAATGAGAAGGAGCCAGCCAAGCTACGAAGGATCTAGAAGAAGCTGTGCATTGCCAGCATGAGTCTTGGGGCAACCCGGCAAAGATCCAGGgaccataaaaaaataaaaaggttccCACCTCCTGGCCAGACAAAGAGCACTCGTCTCCTCCCAGCTAGCTCACTGGCTGCCTTAAAACCCTGACCTCACATTCCTGCACAGCCTTTCCTGCTGCTCTGGTGGATGACTGGTAACCCAGGTCTCACTGTTCTTAACTATCTGCCTCAGTCCTGTTTCTCAATCCTGAGCCACACGATTTGCCTCCCAGCCAGAACACTGCAGTGCAGAGCTGCAGTCCTCTTCTTCTATGTTGCCAGCCAAGTCACTGCCATGTGTGTGGTCCCACTGCTGAGTCTTCAGTAGGCGCCATCATTCACTCCTTAAATATGTAACatgaggtatttttattttagaaaacaccaCAGATTTAGAGGAATAATGGTCTCACTGCTACATCAAACACCTCAGTGGGAAGTGGGAAGCTTAGCTGTTGGTAACATAGGCTCTACTCTAGAGCCCAGCTGATGGGCTGAACAAGAGAGCCATCACATCACAGCACAGAAGCTCACACAAGTTATTTACGTGTTTTCCCTATCAGTTTATCAAGCTCATGAAATTAGTAGCTTGTTCCTGGATAGGGTGTCTTTAAAGAGGACAGAAATATAAAAGGCTTACAGGAAAAGCTGACACACAGGGCTAATGGTAGTCCACGCCTATAGTCCCTGGGAGAtaggcaggtgggtctcagtgagctagaggccagcctgatctacaaagcaatttccaagacagccagggctacatagagagacaccttaaaaaaaaaaaaaaaaaaaaagaaagctgatacACAGAATGACTGCTGGAGCTCATTGCCATCATTGTTGTCACTGGTAATTATACAAATACCTTTACATTTCTCTACATCTAAGAGATAGCCATATTAGTTTATATAGTCACAAAATGATTTcacctgtttgtttatttatttatctatttatttattggtctACTGAGCAGACTGTCTCTGTATaatagctctggctctcctggaactcactttgtagaccaggatgtactagaactcagagagatccacctgcctctccctcccaagttctagaactaaaggcatacaccaccatgcccagtgattttatttctagaattaaaaccattctatttttttttgttcaaacaTAAAAGCATTGTATTTTTGAATAAGACACAGTATAAAATCAATATGTAGAAATGACAACAAAACGGCAATTGTAAAGGGACATTCTTCCAAAACTGAAACATGGATTGCTTACCTTTTCTGTAGGGTAAGGAGTCAAACTCAACAAGAAAACCCAGGTGAGTACACTTATTACCAAGAGGCGATGCAGCTGAGCCACTGTGACTAATGAGGCTAAATGCAGAACCTAACTTAGTGCCCATCTCGCTATCACATCAAGAGTGGCACCCTGCTCTGGGCTGGGGCAGCAGTATGGTGAGGCAGTGCTCAGCAAACCTGAAAGGTGCTGGGAGGCTGTGGGCTGCTCGCTCATCTCTTGAACAGTTTCTTCCAAACGCAAGGACCCGAGAACGCTAACAGCTTTAATGATGTGGAGCTGTTAGAGTAGTCAATGAAACCTGTAATAGCTGAAATTAACGCACTTCAAAGATTGGAAAGCCCCAGCTCTACAGATCAGTAACTGCAACctaacattttataaatgttacttCAACACTTAATTTCATTTCACCGTCACAACACTGAAGTACATGTTTCTCAATGGTGCTGAAAATTCTTGATAAATAAAACTCACGAGCAGTTTTCCCTGAACCTGTAACTCCACTTTGTGGCATTTCAGTTACCCTGTGGTCAACTCCAGGCTGataatattaaatggaaaattctagataTGAATAGTAATTTTGAAATTACAAGCTGTTCTGTAGCATGAGGAAAACATATCTTGCCTTTCTGGTCCAGCTTTCTCCTAATGTGCATACTACTCACCCATGAGACACGGAGCAACTCTCTCCACCAGATCAAGTTTCCTGGCATCTCCACAGTGCTCATGTTCACCTAACTCATATTGTACTTACACACGTTTCCAATGGGCAGGAGTGATGATGCTGGCAATCTTATTTTGCTATACTGTTGTAACTGTTCTATTTTAGTGTTATTGTTAACCCCATACTGCACCTGATTCATAAATAAAGCTTTGCATAGGCCTGTATATACAGGGTAAAGTACAGATCAAGTGGTTTTTGGCATCTATGAGGGTGCCTTAAAATGCATCTCTTGTGGGCAAGAAAAAACAACTTATATTATATCCCAGAAAGCCAGTCTATTAACCTTGACTTTTAACTGATCTAATTAGTAGTAcctttcaaataagaaaaacactTGCATTTTAATCTGTATAGATATATGTTGCAAACCTTctcaaagaatgaagaaagaattaaaaataaaaatgtcagatcCACTAAATTcacttttaattatgtataaCTCAAAAAATTCTATGTAAGAGCACTGTTTATagctttatgttttaaaacagttGCACATGCTTATTTTGTGCACATGAAACTGTGAACTCCATTTGTGAGCAACAGAAACACTAACTAAGACAATTTAAGGACTTTAAGGTTTTGCACAGAACATGAATGAAGCTAACCTCTAATTTTGCTACATGTTATTTTTAGAATCTTAGAATATTAAATATCCTTAAAATAAGTATGCCTTGATAAAAACAGAAAGCCTAATTATGTAAGAGAAGCACTTGGGGTCAGCCCACCTCCCCACAGAAACCACAGTGCAACCTGATGGATTCAAGACACTCCAAATGAGGGTTAAGAGATGGCGCCAAGGTTATGGGTGTGCACCGCTCTTGCAGATGGCAGGGACTCACTTCTAAGCACCCGTGTAAGGGGATGCTCAACCACTtgcaagtccagctccagggcttCTGGAGACCGTTTGGTCTCTGAgggcacatgcactcatgcatgcagACACcctcccctaacacacacacacacactctctctctctctctctctctctctctctctctctctctctctctctcagcaggtGCTAAAATGAAAACAGTCAGCAGTTTGAAAGTACAGTGTTCTGGACACATACCTTTACAGAGTGAGCGATCTCCTGTATGCCCTTAGAAGCTGCATCTTTTATGATTGGTGTAATTAAACCTTTATCTGTTGCCACAGCCACTGAAATGTCAACAGAGGGAAGCTGCTTTGGGCCTTCTCCATCCCAGCTGACATTAACCCCAGGCATTTGCtgcaagcagaagaaaaataatgctATGAAGGAAGCAACTTGAGATTAAAGGGGTCAGAGAAATATGACTTTCACTATTTTGCATGTGAATACTGCTGGACAAAAGGAAATACATAAAACTCTGGTTTGGAAAAAATGAACATTGACCATTATTCATGTCTGGGAAGAACAAACACTTTTTGGCAGTGCGTATGACTGAGACAATTCTGATGATATACATGTTTTGAACTAAATGACCAAGATGAATTTGAAGGGGACAGCATAGCAGAAAACAGTAGTGATATCTACCTACTTTAGCACAAGTCTGGACTGCATATTAAGGAGCCCTCAGTAAAGGAGCTCTCTCTTCCAAGGCCATTTCCTGAGCATCACAAACAGGAGACAGacattgcacacacacagctacagacTCAGCATAGAGAACTGCCCCGAAGGATGGGAAGGATATACAAGATGACTACGTGCCTGGATGCTGTGTACTGACGTTGCAAAGTATCACAGGGCAAAAATGGTGCTGAATATGGCAATCAAAAGCCagtttcttgggctggagagatggctcagtgggtaagagcaccacctgctcttccaaaggtcctgagttcaatccccagcaaccacatggtggctcacagccatctataacgtaatgtgatgtgatgccctcttctggcctgaaggtgtacatgcaggcagaacactgtatacataataaataaatcttaaaaaaaaaaaaaaaaaaaagctagtttctcttctcagagattcccctgcttTCTGCAGAGTAAGATCAAGTGTCCAGGCATGGCATTTAACAGTGGCAGAGCACAGCCTGACTCCGCTCTGCCTATCTCATTGCACTTCTGCCACTCTGCTAGAATGGCCTTTCACTCTATTTAGATTATTGTTTGACTCTTTTACGTTGTAATCAGTCAATTATCCTCACAATTTCTCTGCATTGTTCATTCACCCAACAATGCCACAatgttaaaatagtaaaaacaaagtCCTAATTCCTCAAAAGATCCCAAATCCTTTGGAtcatacaaaacacaaaaagcaaggGGCTAGGGGGATGGCCAGGCTGAGGGAGAgcattgctcttgtagaggatcattatttgattcccagaacctgcatCAACTGTCACACAGCCACCCGAACTCCAGCTCTAGGCATCTGAAATCCTTTTCTGGAGTccatgggcacatacacacatgtgtacaagccCATATACAGAAACATAGCCCTCCCTCAAATAAAATCttacttaaaaatcaaaaacaggCAAAACATGGAAGACTATCTTGGAAGTATATTTAACTAATTACTTTGGGAGCCCCTTTAATtctcagtttccttacctgtaaagcaaactaaataaaataataggatattttagaataaaattaaatacacatCTTAAGCCAAAGTACATTCAAAAGCCACGGTTACTTGGTTTGGTCACTTACTTTCAGTGTGACAGCTGCTGCTCTGATAATAAAGTCATTTACTGAGACTTTAATGTCATCTGAAAGAAGAGTAAGCATATTAAAATCCACATTTGTAACACTTTAACACTGGCCACATGCTTTCAAACTTGTAGACTGTGCACAAGTCTGgcacacagcaacaaaaaacagcAGATCTGCGATTGCTTTCTGAAACAGGTTTCTTTGCCTAGCAAAATGTGGATTACACCAAGTCCTATACATGGTGTGAGGGTGTAGAAGCTCActtctggggtggtggtggggtacaCCTTAGAGGTAACCTGAGTTTACTACGCTTAGGGCCTTGCATTGAATTTTCAGTTCTTCCCACTAAAAAGTTCACTTCTAAGCCCTGCTCAGCATTTTGTGAAGGTATTCAGAAACCATGCGCGAGAACTAGAGCACGGCGCAGCCACAGTCAAGTGAAGGCAAAGAACCTCTgcacttttcttcattttcaaatgtctttACTCTGTGCACATTTTATAATGCATTGAAAATATTACAAGAGTAGCGTACGTAAGTACATCAAATGGATGATTGTATTTATAAAGGGTgcttaaatttcttctttaactAATGGAGTGTGAGACAAAAAGAATTTAAGACAAGCACTTTTAAGCATTAAACTGGGTCATTAAATAGGAGCTGCTCTATAACTCAATGCTACGTGATAGAGCAGCTGCCAAAGATGCAGAGACGCTGGCACAGGTCCCAGTGCGAATGCTGGGGATCCCTGAATTTATGGTGAGTCTGTGTGGCTCAATTCCTTGCAATACACATAATAATTTAAGAGCAAAGCTTGGTCCCCAATCATAACTAAATGTCTGACTTTTCCCTTTGCTGTTGCCAATGAGTATGATGGCAGACAGTTCATGAAATGAGATTAAAAGCTACACAAGGTGCATTCTATAAAGAACTTCATGATCTTCAGGTTAGCATGCACTCTGCAGTAAGGAAGCTCAGCTTTACTGACCTTTGACCAGATCTCGTCTAACTTTTAAAACTGCTCCAAGGTCGCAGTTTGCAGTAGCATAGGCGTGAGGCACAGTACTTTTCGATTCAGTTAACCTCTTGGCAATAACTCTTCGGATATTGCTTGCAGGAATTTCAGTGAAtgtgccctgaaaaaaaaaaaaaggggaggggcaaTTTGTCCACTAAAACATAAGtagaataaaaacagtaaaaaataaaactactacTTCTCTGAAACCAAGTCTTAGAGACCtacaaatttattatataaaagactaatttaagaaaaatgctgagcatggtggcacacggctttaatcccagcacttgggaggcagaggcaggcagattgctgtgagtttgaggccagcttgacctacaaagtgaatctaggccagcgcaaggctacacagaaaaaccctatctcaaaaaacaaaacaaaacaaagtactaTTAAAATTCTTTATACGAATGGAGAATATAAGAAATCTAAGTATTTGGtttgagaaaaagaataaaaaaaaaactaacccatCATCACTGTGTACATATATACCATGTACACATggacatatgcatatatgttcacATATGCACAGGTATGCTGAGCGTgagaacacaaaaagaaatatcTACATATCAATTTAGAAAGCCTGTAAGAGGCTTGTTACAAATGCTGACTATAGGCAAGTATTATAAAAGTGGTGTAAGTGTAGAAAGGCAACCTACTACATAATGGGTAGTCAGACAAAGAACATGCactttgtgattttaaaataatcatgagTATCTTCTTTGCTAGGAATTCAAAAACATAAACTATAAATGAGGTAATAAAAATCTTCctgtaattttaatataaattctcTTGTAAAGGTAGGATATCTAATTACATTTAATCCCTTCCTCATcctttattccattttaaaacgGAATTATAGTCACctaaggataatttttaaaaatgacaatttatttctccctttatAAGTGATATTTTAAGAATACCTTCTGTTAGCAAAATGTTCTGATCAAACAGACATGCTGTCTATACTCTGAGCATTTGAAAGATTTATCTTCCTACTTTAAGGAAGATTTGACACATCACAGTTTTGTGTAGACAGTACACTGTTAACATACATATGAAACGTTGCCTGTGAAACTCTTGGACCCCAGCCCTTTCCATTCATGATAATGAATGATCTTCTCCATTAATGGAAGCAGTGTATGTTCATTTCCctgatttgtttgcttttgctttttgttttccaagacatggtttctctgtgtagcctagctgCCCTAGGCtcgtttgtagaccagactggcctcgaactcacggagattcatctgcctctacctctctgagtggtgggattaaaggtgtatgcccaTTGTGCCTGGCTCATTTCTGACTTTAAagggacacagagaagaaaactggaataaacagaagaaaaacaaaatagcctCAACACTGTTGTCTCTGAGGAGTATGctaaattttaaattgcttttaatcccttcaacaaaaagcaaatatacccagaaaagtAGCTATAGATTATTCTTATGTCCAAGGCAGAGTGTCatgaccacagcacacatgtactGTATTAAGGGTTAGGACTTGTGGTAAGATGAAATGGAATCACAACTCTACTTGGAAGAGAGTGCCACACAAATAGTTTTGTTTGTGCCATGAAATCCTCAGGAAAACCATTTAGGGGGACTCTCTCTACTTACAACTTAAAGCAATTATTACATGGATTGACAAGAAGTACTTACCGCTGCGTTAGGTTGCCCAGGGATGGACACTGGTGGGATCATGGGCCGAGGGTAAGCAGGCCCGGCTGTGGCCTGAGGAGGCACAGGTGttgagagaggagatggaggggtgggggatgggcggGACTCAGGAATCTTGCCCATCTGCTTCAGCTCCACTAACTTGAGTGCATCTCTGGAAATGAGAGGAAGTTGGGTAGCCATGAAGCAGCAAAGAACAGGCAGTCTTAGAAAATGCTGCCATGGTGAGAGGAAGATAGACACTAAATGCAAACACTGCAAAATCTAAGCAAGTCCTTCCCTAGGACAGTCGTCTGGTTCTTATGAGGTATCGAATGATTAGTCCTACATTTTCAAAACCCAATTAATAATCAGATTTTCTAATAATTAGAACGAACGCATTGGGCATAGGAGATAAAAATTCTCTCCCAAACAAATGGCAACATGAGAAGCACAATTCTGTGACAGGTCTGGTCTATTTGATCCTAGAGTACACCCCACAAGCCCCACAGTATTGGGCAAagataacaatttttattaaaaagtaaacctGGCTGTTATTGGGACACAGGTGCACTACTTAGATGAGCACTATATTAATCAAAACTATTTTACTTTACACTCATGAAATAACTGTCACACAATATTCGGAAAGTGTCAAGTTCATGAAACCTATGGCTTTCATTAGGGTATTTCCTAAGTTATTTATTACTTAGAATGGCAAACAGTTAAACTATACACACACCTGTCTTTTGTGCTATTGCAAAGCAAAGGTGCACTTGTTTACAGAGGGATATAATGAGGACTGTAAGGCTGTCAAGTCCTCAGTTCAGTCTGGTAGGTTACACTTAGCTGTCAACTTCACACAGTCTTAACTAAAGGACTGTCCAGGCTGACTGGCCCACGGGATGTCTACGGGGAGTGCCTTGATTGTTACTGctgaaggagggcccagcccactggagGTGGCACCAGTCCAGGTGCAGGTGTTTCTGAACACATGTTCTTGGAGTATTTTAGATGAGAGATCAAACTAACAAAGCAGAAATGCTACATCTCTCTGGATTCCTCATACTGAAgagtgaggaagggaagagaagagcccACGGAGTGGCACATGTGCTGTGTAACTCCCATTGTCCAGGAGGGAGTACTGCTATTACTCCTAAGTTAGACACACATGGACGCAAACCAGGCAAACTCAGTGTCCATGTCAGTCTGCCTCGAGCACCCACTCTGCTCCAGGTGCTGGAGGAAACGTTACACAAGACTCTTTCCACTAAGCTTTGTTCTCCAGAGGAGTTACCGGTCAGTCACACAAACTAGAATAACAGTATTGTATTGTTAATAAGGAATGAGCCGAGAATGATCCAGAAACAATGAGTGCAAAGACtggttattttaaaacagaagagcTGAGGGAGGCCTGAGCAGATGGATACTTGTGTAAGATGGTGTGAAGGGGCAAGTCAAAGGGCTGGGAGCAAGGGGTATCCAGGCAGAAAACAGGCAGCTTCCACGAAGATGCAGTTTCTACAAGAAGGCAGGCCAGAACAGAAGTGTAGTGAGCAGGGTGGAGAGGCAGACAGCTGAGAACAGTCTGGGTTGAGAACACTTGCTTATGCCCAGCTTCAGAGCCAGCTGCAAAGCCTGTGTTTCCTCCTAAGAACAGACAAGCTGAAAACTAATCCACAGTGAGTAGACTGCTGGGAGTGAGTGAGGAGTTGGGCCGTGCCTAATCTACAGCGACCAGCAGGACCTTCTGACAAGGGCCCTCTACTCGCCATACAAAAAGCCACAGGAGAAAAGCTGGTGACAGGACTGCTTCTCAAAGGGTGGGCCACAGCCTGGAGACCGGTGACAGAgtggctgagggagggaaggggacaagTGCCCCAGGGAGTGATCTGTGGACTTTTAGGACTTTTAACCAGCTTACTTCTACTTGGAAATCAATTTTTACCTATAAAATTCATAACACAAATGCAAATTATGACTTTACAACTATGTGTTAAGGTCAATGACATCTGACACAATCCCTGAAGACTTCTGCAAGCTAGATGAAAATGTTAGCACTGATATAAAGTAAGGTCTACTGACTCAGAACATTGCCGCCAAGAAAAACTTCCTTTTTAAGAGCACTTATAAGTTACAGCTTAACACTGTAGTCCCTTCCTAGTTCCTGTGAGGTAATCAGATACTTATCTAGCAAAGTGTATTATCAGCAGTTACCAAACACATTTTCTACACTTATGTCTCGCTTTCTCAGTCATCagatcaaaacacacacaaagagataaTAAAAACCTAAATGGCTGTAACTGGACTCACTCATCTACAAGCCAGGGGACTGACATTAAGCAGACACAGGCCCACCTCCCTGTCTGCACAACTGCTTTGTCAAGGAAGACAGGATTTGGTTTTATTCCTGAAGTAATTAAAAACACTGGGTAAACCAGAACTTGGTGAGGAATCaaagttcataaaaataaataaataaataagcaagtagAAAATAATCCTGACCACTGACTTACAATAAccttttattattgattttacaATTACTGCCCATGATGTGTAAATGTTAGGTGTTGTTTAATAACAGCCAACAATTTAGTTTTTATAATGTAGGGATGATTTTAATGATTTCTGCCCATCAAATAATTAATTAGATGACACTGATTAAAAACTCtaacatagaaagaaaacaaataaaccatgTATTCAGACAAAAAGGCTGAGAGTGCTTGGGAAATCAGCTCAAGTAAAACCGTTTCCACGCCTCAGAGGGCAGTTCCCTCTGCTGCATCACCAACTAATTCTGGAGATTGTTACTCCAGCCAGGCAATTGCTCACATGCCAACTTTTGACGCTGCGGTCGACGTAAACAAGAACATTAAGTACAATTCTGATCTAATCGTAGGCACAGTGAAGATGCTGAGGCTGATCGCAAAGACTCTTTCTGTGCTAGCAGGCGTCTGCCTGTGGCCT
This window harbors:
- the Pdhx gene encoding pyruvate dehydrogenase protein X component, mitochondrial, with translation MAASWRLRCDLRLLRYLLGFGSRRSPGLAQGAAAWPVGRGASWRWFHGTQLLQADPIKILMPSLSPTMEQGNIVKWLKKEGEAVSAGDSLCEIETDKAVVTLDASDDGILAKIVAEEGAKNIQLGSLIGLMVEEGEDWKHVEIPKDVGAPPPAPKPSVPPQPSPQPQTSSPARKEHTVGTPGFRLSPAARNILEKHSLAASQGTATGPRGIFTKEDALKLVELKQMGKIPESRPSPTPPSPLSTPVPPQATAGPAYPRPMIPPVSIPGQPNAAGTFTEIPASNIRRVIAKRLTESKSTVPHAYATANCDLGAVLKVRRDLVKDDIKVSVNDFIIRAAAVTLKQMPGVNVSWDGEGPKQLPSVDISVAVATDKGLITPIIKDAASKGIQEIAHSVKVLSKKARDGKLLPEEYQGGSFSISNLGMFGIDEFTAVINPPQACILAVGRFRPVLKLSEDEEGNSQLQQHQLITVTMSSDSRVVDDELATRFLESFKANLENPMRLA